A single Halarcobacter anaerophilus DNA region contains:
- the urtB gene encoding urea ABC transporter permease subunit UrtB, translating to MKYNLLKIVFLNLFFFTSLFANFEQDVEELKTNSLKAKQEVVEQLVQKYSEDERTNLLLTKMKDGDLYYKKDSGEFVILEKKEGSTYFTKSFFDNKELKPQNRRDFKKVKTNNKLRSIIKSNLAQMNLFSKDVKKRLLSAKNILKNLDKEDKELISKALTKEKNSDVKEILEEANTILIAKYGTAKEQLDAVKKLGDHLSNQTIITLKEIINNKNSSKELVKSANSSLNSIQTIRSYYSVVEKAFFGLSLGSVLLLAAIGLAITFGVMKVINMAHGEMMMIGAYTTYTLQQVMPSLIEYSILIAIPVAFIVSGLVGIIIERLVIRHLYGRPLETLLATFGISLILQQLVRTIYSPLNQEVKTPSWMSGTWEINSALSLTYNRLYIIVFAILVFIGILLVLNKTSLGLKVRAVTQNRQMAQAMGIKTSFIDAMTFGIGSGIAGIAGVALSQLTNVGPNLGQAYIVDSFMVVVFGGVGNLWGTLIGAITLGEINKFIEPVAGAVLAKVLILVFIILFIQKRPRGLFPQKGRDAQD from the coding sequence ATGAAATATAATCTACTAAAAATAGTCTTTCTTAATTTATTTTTTTTCACTTCACTCTTTGCAAATTTTGAACAAGACGTTGAAGAATTAAAAACAAACAGCTTAAAAGCTAAACAAGAAGTTGTAGAGCAGCTAGTTCAAAAATATAGTGAAGATGAGAGAACAAACCTTCTTCTAACAAAAATGAAAGATGGAGATTTATACTATAAAAAAGATTCAGGAGAGTTTGTAATCTTGGAGAAAAAAGAGGGCAGCACTTACTTTACAAAAAGCTTTTTTGATAATAAAGAGTTAAAACCTCAAAACAGAAGAGATTTTAAAAAAGTAAAAACAAACAATAAATTAAGAAGTATTATTAAAAGCAATTTAGCTCAAATGAATCTATTCTCAAAAGATGTAAAAAAAAGATTGCTTTCAGCTAAAAATATTTTAAAAAACTTGGATAAAGAGGATAAAGAACTTATCTCTAAAGCTTTAACAAAAGAAAAAAACAGTGATGTAAAAGAGATTTTAGAAGAGGCAAATACTATTTTAATAGCAAAATACGGTACTGCCAAAGAACAGTTAGATGCCGTAAAAAAACTTGGAGATCACCTTTCAAATCAAACAATAATCACTCTAAAAGAGATAATAAACAATAAAAACAGTTCAAAAGAGCTTGTAAAAAGTGCAAACTCTTCTCTTAATTCTATTCAAACAATTAGATCTTACTACTCAGTTGTAGAAAAAGCATTTTTTGGTTTAAGTCTAGGCTCTGTTCTGCTTCTTGCAGCAATAGGACTTGCAATTACTTTTGGGGTTATGAAAGTAATCAATATGGCTCACGGTGAAATGATGATGATTGGAGCATATACTACTTATACTCTGCAACAAGTTATGCCAAGCCTAATTGAATACTCGATTTTAATAGCAATTCCAGTTGCATTTATAGTAAGCGGTCTTGTGGGAATTATTATAGAAAGACTTGTGATTAGACATTTATACGGAAGACCGTTGGAAACTCTTCTTGCAACATTCGGAATTAGTTTGATTTTACAACAATTAGTTAGAACAATCTACTCTCCACTAAATCAAGAGGTGAAAACTCCCTCTTGGATGAGTGGAACTTGGGAGATAAACAGTGCTTTATCACTTACATACAACAGATTATACATAATTGTTTTCGCTATTTTAGTTTTTATTGGAATCTTGCTTGTTCTAAATAAAACCTCTTTAGGACTAAAAGTTAGAGCAGTTACACAAAACAGACAAATGGCTCAGGCAATGGGTATTAAAACCTCTTTTATAGATGCCATGACTTTTGGTATAGGTTCCGGTATTGCAGGGATTGCCGGAGTTGCTCTATCTCAACTTACAAATGTAGGACCAAATCTTGGACAAGCTTATATTGTAGATAGTTTTATGGTTGTTGTATTTGGTGGAGTCGGTAACTTATGGGGAACACTAATTGGAGCAATTACCCTTGGTGAAATCAACAAATTTATAGAACCTGTTGCAGGAGCAGTTCTAGCAAAAGTTCTTATACTTGTATTTATAATTCTGTTTATTCAAAAAAGACCTAGAGGGCTTTTCCCTCAAAAAGGTCGAGATGCTCAAGATTAA
- the urtC gene encoding urea ABC transporter permease subunit UrtC yields MKRKPIILQILQNDKGGKIVLGVLAVVVLYTAFANLVLPQDSLFYISTYTVTLLGKYLAFALLALALDLVWGYIGILSLGHGAFFALGGYAMGMYLMRQIGDRGVYGNPDLPDFMVFMNLKELPWFWYGFDNPIFTLIMIMLIPGILAFVFGYLAFRSRVTGVYLSIITQAMTYALMLAFFRNDMGFGGNNGLTDFKDILGFDLSADSTRIALLIISFLALFAGYLIARFIMNSRLGRVCIAIRDAESRTRFIGYKVEQYKLFIFIVSAAMAGVAGALYVPQVGIINPNVFSPLFSIELVIWVAIGGRGTLYGAIVGAFIVNYASTYFTSALPEVWLYALGGLFVVVTLFLPKGVVGLLSKLNLKKDKGELQNVTA; encoded by the coding sequence ATGAAGAGAAAACCGATAATTTTACAAATTTTACAAAATGACAAAGGCGGTAAAATAGTATTAGGAGTATTGGCTGTAGTTGTATTATATACAGCTTTTGCAAACCTTGTTTTACCTCAAGATTCTCTATTTTATATATCAACTTATACAGTAACACTTCTTGGTAAGTATTTAGCTTTTGCACTGCTTGCTCTTGCTCTTGATTTGGTATGGGGATATATTGGAATACTTAGTCTTGGTCACGGAGCATTTTTTGCCCTTGGCGGTTATGCTATGGGAATGTACCTAATGAGACAAATAGGAGACAGAGGAGTTTACGGAAATCCAGACTTACCTGATTTTATGGTATTTATGAATCTAAAAGAGTTACCATGGTTTTGGTATGGTTTTGATAATCCTATTTTTACACTTATAATGATTATGTTAATTCCAGGTATTTTAGCTTTTGTATTTGGATATTTGGCATTTAGATCAAGAGTTACGGGTGTTTATTTATCAATTATTACTCAAGCTATGACTTATGCTCTTATGCTTGCATTTTTTAGAAATGATATGGGCTTTGGAGGAAACAACGGACTTACTGATTTTAAAGATATTTTAGGTTTTGATTTATCAGCAGATAGCACAAGAATAGCACTTCTTATTATCTCATTTCTAGCACTTTTTGCAGGGTATTTGATTGCAAGATTTATTATGAACTCAAGATTAGGAAGGGTTTGTATAGCTATCAGGGACGCAGAAAGCAGAACAAGATTTATAGGATACAAAGTTGAACAATACAAACTATTTATTTTTATAGTAAGTGCGGCTATGGCAGGAGTTGCAGGAGCTTTATATGTTCCTCAAGTTGGAATTATAAATCCAAATGTTTTTTCACCCCTGTTTTCTATTGAACTAGTAATCTGGGTAGCAATCGGTGGGCGTGGAACTTTATACGGAGCAATAGTAGGAGCTTTTATCGTAAATTATGCAAGTACCTACTTTACTTCTGCATTACCTGAGGTTTGGTTATATGCTTTAGGCGGACTTTTTGTAGTGGTTACTCTATTTTTACCAAAAGGAGTTGTAGGACTTCTTTCTAAACTTAATTTGAAAAAAGATAAAGGAGAACTTCAAAATGTTACTGCTTAA
- the urtE gene encoding urea ABC transporter ATP-binding subunit UrtE — protein MINIKNLNQFYGQSHTLWDLNIEIEPAKCTCLMGRNGVGKTTLAKAIMGLLPVKSGQIIYEEKDISRLGSEKRAGLGIGYVPQGREIFSQLSVKENLEIGLLGNRNGLKQVPDKIYELFPVLKDMLKRKGGDLSGGQQQQLAIGRALCLEPKLLILDEPSEGIQPNIVQQIGGVIDYLTKEEKITVILVEQKLPFARKHGDDFYLLDRGSVVAKGEIDNLSDEIVEQYLSV, from the coding sequence ATGATAAATATTAAGAATCTAAACCAATTTTATGGACAAAGCCATACCCTATGGGATTTGAATATTGAGATTGAACCTGCAAAATGTACTTGTCTTATGGGAAGAAACGGAGTTGGGAAAACAACTTTGGCAAAAGCAATTATGGGTCTGCTTCCCGTTAAAAGCGGTCAAATAATTTATGAAGAAAAAGATATAAGCCGTTTAGGAAGTGAAAAAAGAGCAGGTCTTGGAATAGGTTATGTTCCCCAAGGAAGAGAGATATTTTCTCAACTAAGCGTAAAAGAGAATTTAGAAATTGGACTACTTGGAAATAGAAACGGCTTAAAGCAAGTTCCTGATAAAATATACGAACTATTTCCCGTTTTAAAAGATATGTTGAAAAGAAAAGGCGGTGACCTTTCAGGTGGTCAACAACAACAATTAGCCATAGGAAGAGCTTTATGTTTGGAACCAAAACTTCTAATTCTTGATGAACCAAGTGAAGGTATTCAACCAAATATCGTACAACAAATCGGAGGGGTAATAGATTATCTTACAAAAGAGGAGAAGATAACTGTTATACTAGTCGAGCAAAAACTTCCCTTTGCAAGAAAACACGGAGATGACTTTTATCTTTTAGATAGAGGAAGCGTGGTTGCCAAAGGAGAAATTGACAATCTAAGTGATGAAATAGTAGAACAGTATTTATCGGTATAA
- the urtD gene encoding urea ABC transporter ATP-binding protein UrtD — MLLLKQNQEQNVGELKKGDRILYLDDVTVSFDGFKALNSLSLSIEYEELRCIIGANGAGKSTMMDVITGKTKPDKGDVIFGQAANLLEMDEPTIAEIGIGRKFQKPTVFEGHTIFENLELAMKDDKRFFKTLFAKLSGEQKNKIEQTMELIGLKEHYHNKASILSHGQKQWLEIGMLLMQSPKLLLVDEPVAGMTPGEVEKTGEILTDLSKRHSVVVVEHDMEFIRSIAKKVTVLHEGSVLAEGSMKDVQNNEKVRKVYLGE, encoded by the coding sequence ATGTTACTGCTTAAACAAAATCAAGAACAAAATGTAGGAGAACTAAAAAAGGGTGATAGAATCCTTTATTTAGATGATGTTACGGTTAGTTTTGACGGCTTTAAAGCTTTAAACTCTCTTTCTTTATCTATTGAGTATGAAGAGCTTAGATGTATTATTGGAGCAAACGGGGCCGGAAAATCAACTATGATGGATGTAATTACGGGAAAAACAAAACCTGATAAAGGGGACGTTATTTTCGGACAAGCGGCAAATCTTTTAGAAATGGATGAACCGACAATTGCCGAGATTGGTATCGGAAGAAAATTTCAAAAACCCACAGTTTTTGAAGGACATACCATATTTGAAAACCTTGAACTTGCTATGAAAGATGATAAAAGATTTTTTAAAACTCTGTTTGCAAAATTAAGCGGAGAGCAAAAAAATAAGATTGAGCAGACAATGGAACTAATTGGATTAAAAGAGCATTATCATAACAAAGCTTCTATTCTATCTCACGGTCAAAAACAGTGGCTAGAAATAGGAATGCTTTTAATGCAAAGCCCAAAACTTCTTTTAGTAGATGAACCAGTAGCAGGAATGACTCCCGGAGAAGTTGAAAAAACAGGTGAGATTTTAACAGATCTTTCAAAAAGACACTCTGTAGTAGTTGTTGAACACGATATGGAGTTTATTAGAAGTATTGCAAAAAAGGTTACCGTACTTCATGAGGGTTCTGTTTTAGCAGAGGGTTCTATGAAAGATGTTCAAAATAATGAAAAAGTAAGAAAAGTATATTTAGGGGAATAA
- the urtA gene encoding urea ABC transporter substrate-binding protein: protein MKKMFAKSLSIAAIVAMTTLAQAADTIKVGVLHSLSGTMAISETTLKDTVLMLIDEQNKKGGVLGKKLEPVVVDPASNWPLFAEKMRGLLTKDKVDVTFGCWTSVSRKSVLPVVEELNGLLFYPVQYEGEESSKNVFYTGAAPNQQAIPAVDYLMNEIGVKRWVLAGTDYVYPRTTNKILEAYLKAKGVKAEDIMINYTPFGHSDWQSIVSEIKKFGSAGKKTAVVSTINGDANVPFYKELGNQGISAENIPVVAFSVGEEELSGIDTKPLVGHLAAWNYFESVDTPENEEFISNWHKFIKDDKRVTNDPMEATYIGFNLWVKAVEKAGTTDVDKVSKAIIGLEVPNLTGGTAKMLKNHHLTKPVLIGEIQEDGQFETVWQTEKEVDGDAWSDFLPASKDVISDWTAPINCGNYNTVTKKCSGQNY, encoded by the coding sequence ATGAAGAAGATGTTTGCAAAATCTCTATCGATTGCTGCAATAGTTGCTATGACTACTTTAGCTCAGGCTGCGGATACAATCAAAGTCGGTGTTTTACACTCTCTTTCAGGAACAATGGCAATCTCTGAAACTACACTTAAAGATACTGTTTTAATGCTTATTGACGAGCAAAACAAAAAAGGTGGAGTTTTAGGTAAAAAACTTGAACCTGTTGTTGTTGACCCTGCTTCAAACTGGCCTTTATTTGCCGAAAAGATGAGGGGATTACTTACAAAAGATAAAGTTGACGTAACATTTGGTTGTTGGACATCAGTATCAAGAAAATCTGTTCTTCCTGTTGTTGAAGAGTTAAACGGACTTTTATTTTATCCTGTTCAATATGAAGGTGAAGAGTCATCTAAAAATGTATTTTATACAGGTGCTGCGCCAAACCAACAAGCAATTCCTGCAGTTGATTATCTAATGAATGAAATCGGTGTAAAAAGATGGGTTTTAGCGGGAACTGACTATGTTTATCCTAGAACTACAAACAAAATCTTAGAAGCTTACTTAAAAGCTAAAGGTGTTAAAGCAGAAGATATTATGATTAACTACACTCCGTTTGGACACTCTGACTGGCAAAGTATAGTAAGTGAAATTAAAAAATTCGGATCTGCGGGTAAAAAAACAGCTGTTGTATCTACAATCAACGGAGACGCAAATGTTCCATTTTACAAAGAGTTAGGAAATCAAGGTATTAGTGCAGAAAATATCCCTGTAGTTGCATTCTCGGTTGGAGAAGAAGAACTTTCAGGTATAGATACTAAACCTTTAGTTGGACATTTGGCTGCATGGAACTATTTTGAAAGTGTTGATACTCCTGAAAATGAAGAGTTTATATCAAACTGGCATAAATTTATCAAAGATGATAAAAGAGTTACAAACGACCCTATGGAAGCTACATATATAGGTTTCAACCTTTGGGTAAAAGCTGTTGAAAAAGCTGGAACTACAGATGTAGATAAAGTTAGTAAAGCAATAATCGGTCTTGAAGTTCCTAACTTAACAGGCGGAACTGCAAAAATGCTTAAAAACCACCACTTAACAAAACCTGTTTTAATCGGTGAAATCCAAGAAGACGGTCAATTTGAAACAGTATGGCAAACAGAAAAAGAGGTTGACGGTGATGCATGGTCAGACTTTTTGCCTGCATCAAAAGATGTAATATCTGACTGGACAGCTCCAATTAACTGCGGTAACTATAATACAGTTACTAAAAAATGTTCAGGACAAAACTACTAA